From a single Hippopotamus amphibius kiboko isolate mHipAmp2 chromosome X, mHipAmp2.hap2, whole genome shotgun sequence genomic region:
- the TMEM185A gene encoding transmembrane protein 185A, whose protein sequence is MNLRGLFQDFNPSKFLIYACLLLFSVLLALRLDGIIQWSYWAVFAPIWLWKLMVIVGASVGTGVWARNPQYRAEGETCVEFKAMLIAVGIHLLLLMFEVLVCDRLERGSHFWLLVFMPLFFVSPVSVAACVWGFRHDRSLELEILCSVNILQFIFIALRLDKIIHWPWLVVCVPLWILMSFLCLVVLYYIVWSVLFLRSMDVIAEQRRTHITMALSWMTIVVPLLTFEILLVHKLDGHNAFSCIPIFVPLWLSLITLMATTFGQKGGNHWWFGIRKDFCQFLLEICPFLREYGNISYDLHHEGNEETEETPVPEPPKIAPMFRKKTRVVITQSPGKYVLPPPKLNIEMPD, encoded by the exons TAAATTCCTCATCTATGCCTGTCTGCTGCTGTTCTCTGTGTTGCTGGCCCTTCGTCTAGACGGCATCATTCAGTGGAGTTACTGGGCCGTCTTTGCTCCAATATGGCTGTGGAAGTTAATGGTCATTGTTGGAGCCTCAGTTGGAACTGGAGTCTGGGCACGAAATCCCCAATATCG AGCAGAAGGGGAAACGTGTGTGGAGTTCAAGGCCATGCTGATCGCCGTGGGCATCCACTTGCTCCTGCTGATGTTCGAAGTGCTGGTCTGTGACAGGCTCGAGCGAGGCAGCCACTTCTGGCTCCTGGTCTTCATGCCGCTCTTCTTCGTCTCCCCGGTGTCTGTGGCAGCTTGTGTTTGGGGCTTTCGACATGACAGGTCCCTGGAG TTAGAAATCCTGTGTTCTGTCAACATTCTCCAGTTTATATTCATTGCCTTAAGACTGGACAAGATCATCCACTGGCCCTGGCTT gTCGTGTGTGTCCCCCTGTGGATTCTCATGTCTTTTCTGTGCCTGGTGGTCCTCTACTACATCGTGTGGTCTGTCCTGTTCCTGCGCTCCATGGACGTGATCGCCGAGCAGCGGAGGACACACATCACCATGGCGCTGAGCTGGATGACCATCGTCGTGCCGCTCCTGACTTTTGAG ATCCTGCTGGTTCACAAGCTGGACGGCCACAACGCATTCTCCTGTATCCCGATATTTGTCCCCCTGTGGCTTTCCTTGATCACCCTGATGGCAACCACATTCGGGCAGAAGGGCGGAAACCACT ggtGGTTTGGGATTCGCAAGGATTTCTGTCAGTTCCTGCTTGAAATCTGCCCATTTTTGAGAGAATACGGAAACATTTCCTACGACCTCCACCATGAAggtaatgaggaaactgaagaaacgCCAGTTCCAGAACCTCCTAAGATTGCTCCTATGTTTCGAAAGAAGACCAGGGTGGTTATCACCCAGAGCCCTGGAAAATATGTCCTCCCACCTCCCAAATTAAATATCGAAATGCCAGATTAG
- the HSFX2 gene encoding heat shock transcription factor, X-linked: MAADEKGPVTGWPPSFRKAPLPPDAGALALGLGTCGPLADPPLDLAQPVPMPAGLPDFGMPLKEATSQDLTEEPLCKRPCHICEPLPWGGGRLLSVPFPRKLWTIVNSDHFTSVGWDPDGTCIGINEQLFQKEVLDRDGPEKVFVTGRMKSFVRQLNLYGFSKLRQDKHADIGLSNFFSGERPIYMLGKFYRCPLFKRDCPQLLERMKRRVGVKSASRTLEGQLAALGYPLAPTTSEPPDGLAPSPADTRGTPRHPGCHHASPLAGTDSAHPAPPGMAAEPPAMDANAWQPEGVRAHGPPAPVLAEVALPDEVPWLCFTWPPSQVTLPGPVLALAAAPPRLLGPPPRQLPAAVLLPVYRHWTPLVAAGPAAPLALIPQPPSPFCCHPGSCCFPRAPGPSGRAPRGPGAGSLCAQIGAGTH; this comes from the exons ATGGCTGCGGACGAGAAGGGACCCGTGACGGGCTGGCCGCCCAGCTTCAGGAAGGCACCTCTCCCTCCCGACGCAGGGGCTCTGGCCCTTGGCTTGGGGACCTGTGGCCCCCTGGCAGACCCTCCTCTCGATCTGGCCCAGCCAGTGCCCATGCCCGCAGGGCTGCCCGACTTTGGGATGCCGCTTAAAGAAGCCACTTCCCAGGATCTGACCGAAGAGCCTTTGTGCAAAAGGCCGTGCCACATCTGTGAGCCCCTGCCTTGGGGGGGAGGCCGcctcctctctgtcccctttCCCAGGAAGCTGTGGACAATCGTCAACAGTGATCACTTTACATCTGTTGGGTGGGACCCAGACGGGACTTGCATAGGCATCAACGAGCAGCTCTTTCAAAAGGAGGTTCTGGACAGGGACGGCCCGGAAAAGGTGTTTGTGACGGGCCGTATGAAGAGCTTCGTCCGACAGCTTAATCTCTATGGATTCAGCAAATTGCGCCAGGACAAACACGCAGACATCGGCCTGAGCAACTTCTTCAGTGGGGAGAGGCCCATCTACATGCTGGGCAAG TTCTACAGGTGCCCCCTGTTTAAGAGAGACTGCCCGCAGCTCCTGGAGAGGATGAAGAGGAGAGTGGGCGTGAAATCTGCATCCCGGACGCTGGAGGGCCAGCTGGCCGCCCTGGGGTACCCCCTGGCGCCCACCACCTCGGAGCCTCCGGACGGCCTCGCACCCTCTCCTGCGGACACCCGGGGGACTCCAAGACACCCGGGATGCCACCATGCCTCGCCCCTGGCCGGGACTGACTCTGCCCACCCTGCGCCTCCCGGGATGGCAGCCGAGCCCCCCGCGATGGATGCCAACGCCTGGCAGCCCGAGGGCGTGCGAGCTCATGGCCCTCCAGCCCCTGTCCTGGCAGAGGTGGCCCTGCCTGATGAGGTGCCCTGGCTCTGCTTCACCTGGCCTCCCTCCCAGGTGACTTTGCCTGGGCCCGTGCTGGCCTTGGCTGCCGCGCCCCCCCGGCTCCTCGGCCCGCCCCCCAGGCAGCTGCCAGCAGCCGTGCTGCTGCCTGTGTACCGCCACTGGACGCCCCTCGTGGCCGCCGGGCCCGCCGCCCCCCTGGCCTTGATCCCTCAGCCCCCAAGCCCCTTCTGCTGCCACCCGGGAAGCTGCTGTTTCCCCAGAGCACCCGGTCCCTCCGGGCGGGCCCCCAGAGGACCCGGAGCCGGCAGCCTCTGTGCACAGATAGGGGCGGGCACGCACTGA